A window of Vidua macroura isolate BioBank_ID:100142 chromosome 22, ASM2450914v1, whole genome shotgun sequence contains these coding sequences:
- the HINFP gene encoding histone H4 transcription factor isoform X2: MPPGRGGGKAAVVLQCEWQRCSFAASGMEEFCGHMAQHLRRHLPGEPRGQMDPLGEALPKEARGGPSVCLSVRVPEEYTCLWQDCGFCSPESSADLVRHVYFHCYHTKLKQWGLRALQGQADVSHCQLDLQSRNIIPEIQENFLCLWEYCERSFDNPEWFYRHVEDHSFCSEYKAAGKENHVLLCGWKDCNCSFKGRCKLREHLRSHTQEKVVACPTCGGMFANNTKFFDHIRRQTALDQQRFQCSHCSKRFATERLLRDHMRNHVNHYKCPLCDMTCPLPSSLRNHIRFRHSEERPFKCDYCDYSCKNLIDLRKHLDTHSKEPAYRCEFEACSFSARSLCSIKLHYRKVHEGDSEPRYKCHVCDKCFTRGNNLTVHLRKKHQFKWPSGHPRFRYREHEDGYMRLQLVRYESVELTEQLLKDREKRGEALDGSSECVVLPEGEGNLQGILLEPPANPAPAENSTAELPVPPALCSAASPEPARPSPFPGAASSSSSSEQGASSTSNPIIRVVNRTNEQGQSETVYYVMASTASEQQGTAAQAVEQEENVMDRLQKTAEELGIQIL, encoded by the exons ATGCCGCCCGGCCGCGGAGGCGGCAAGGCGGCCGTGGTGCTGCAGTGCGAGTGGCAGCGGTGCTCCTTCGCGGCCTCGGGGATGGAGGAGTTCTGCGGGCACATGGCGCAGCACCTGCGGCGGCACCTCCCTGGCGAGCCCCGCGGCCAGATGGACCCTCTGGGTGAGGCGCTGCCAAAGGAGGCTCGGGGGGGG ccctctgtctgtctgtctgtccgtgtCCCAGAGGAATACACGTGCCTGTGGCAGGACTGTGGCTTCTGCTCCCCGGAGAGCTCGGCCGACCTGGTGCGCCACGTCTACTTCCACTGCTACCACACCAAGCTGAAGCAGTGGGGGCTGCGggccctgcagggccaggcgGACGTCAGCCACTGCCAGCTGGACCTGCAGAGCCGCAACATCATCCCCGAGATCCAGGAGAACTTCCTGTGCCTCTGGGAGTACTGCGAG AGGTCGTTTGACAACCCCGAGTGGTTCTACCGGCACGTGGAGGATCACAGCTTCTGCTCCGAGTACAAGGCGGCAGGGAAGGAGAACCACgtgctgctctgtggctggAAAG ACTGCAACTGCAGCTTCAAGGGCCGCTGCAAACTGCGGGAGCACCTGCGCAGCCACACGCAGGAGAAGGTGGTGGCCTGTCCCACCTGTGGGGGGATGTTTGCCAACAACACCAAGTTCTTCGACCACATCCGCCGCCAGACCGCCCTGGACC agcagaggttccagtgctcccactgctccaaGAGGTTTGCCACGGAGAGGCTGCTCCGTGACCACATGAGGAACCACG TGAACCACTACAAGTGCCCCCTGTGTGACATGACCTGCCCGCTGCCCTCCTCGCTGCGCAACCACATCCGCTTCCGGCACAGCGAGGAGCGCCCCTTCAAGTGTGACTACTGTGACTACAG CTGCAAGAACCTCATTGACCTGCGGAAGCACCTGGACACGCACAGCAAGGAGCCGGCGTATCGCTGCGAGTTCGAGGcctgcagcttctctgcacGGTCCCTCTGCTCCATCAAACTGCACTACAGGAAGGTCCACGAg GGTGACTCCGAGCCCCGGTACAAGTGCCACGTGTGTGACAAGTGCTTCACACGGGGGAACAACCTCACTGTCCACCTCAGGAAGAAGCACCAGTTCAAATGGCCCTCGGGACATCCTCGCTTCAG GTACAGGGAGCACGAGGATGGCTACATGAGGCTGCAGCTGGTGCGCTACGAGAGCGTGGAgctcacagagcagctgctcaagGACAGGGAGAAGCGTGGGGAGGCTCTGGATGGCTCCAGCGAGTGCGTGGTGCTGCCTGAGGGCGAGGGCAACCTGCAGGGCATCCTTCTGGAGCCTCCAGCAAACCCTGCCCCGGcagagaacagcacagcagagctgcccgtgcccccagccctgtgctctgctgccagccctgagccagcACGGCCGAGCcccttcccaggagctgcctcctcctcctcctcctcagagcaaggagccagcagcaccagcaacCCCATCATCCGTGTGGTGAACAGGACCAACGAGCAGGGCCAGAGTGAGACTGTCTATTACGTGATGGCCAGCACGGCCTcggagcagcagggcacagcagcccaggccgtggagcaggaggagaacgTCATGGACAGGCTGCAGAAAacagctgaggagctgggcaTCCAGATCCTGTGA
- the LOC128817933 gene encoding CUB and sushi domain-containing protein 3-like → MMALGLLFLTVLATLTCCQDPEGDLDTYWSGTAPICVGGCKGRHKELKRSQCGNGSCCWLGYKSFCRVNCGRPEADFNSVVHGNDWWVGSVVRYSCRPGFLLLGDPASACQSDGRWTPKPSCLRE, encoded by the exons ATGATGGCACTgggcctcctcttcctcaccgTGCTGGCCACGCTCACCTGCTGCCAGGACCCAGAAG GAGACCTGGACACGTACTGGTCTGGCACGGCTCCCATCTGCGTGGGGGGCTGCAAGGGCAGGCACAAGGAGCTGAAGAGGAGCCAGTGTGGGAacggcagctgctgctggctgggctaCAAGTCCTTCTGCAGAG TGAACTGCGGGCGGCCCGAGGCGGATTTTAACTCGGTGGTGCACGGGAACGACTGGTGGGTGGGCTCCGTGGTGCGCTACAGCTGCCGGCCCggcttcctgctgctgggggaccCCGCCAGCGCCTGCCAGTCCGACGGCCGCTGGACCCCCAAGCCCTCCTGCCTCCGTGAGTAG
- the HINFP gene encoding histone H4 transcription factor isoform X1, which produces MPPGRGGGKAAVVLQCEWQRCSFAASGMEEFCGHMAQHLRRHLPGEPRGQMDPLEEYTCLWQDCGFCSPESSADLVRHVYFHCYHTKLKQWGLRALQGQADVSHCQLDLQSRNIIPEIQENFLCLWEYCERSFDNPEWFYRHVEDHSFCSEYKAAGKENHVLLCGWKDCNCSFKGRCKLREHLRSHTQEKVVACPTCGGMFANNTKFFDHIRRQTALDQQRFQCSHCSKRFATERLLRDHMRNHVNHYKCPLCDMTCPLPSSLRNHIRFRHSEERPFKCDYCDYSCKNLIDLRKHLDTHSKEPAYRCEFEACSFSARSLCSIKLHYRKVHEGDSEPRYKCHVCDKCFTRGNNLTVHLRKKHQFKWPSGHPRFRYREHEDGYMRLQLVRYESVELTEQLLKDREKRGEALDGSSECVVLPEGEGNLQGILLEPPANPAPAENSTAELPVPPALCSAASPEPARPSPFPGAASSSSSSEQGASSTSNPIIRVVNRTNEQGQSETVYYVMASTASEQQGTAAQAVEQEENVMDRLQKTAEELGIQIL; this is translated from the exons ATGCCGCCCGGCCGCGGAGGCGGCAAGGCGGCCGTGGTGCTGCAGTGCGAGTGGCAGCGGTGCTCCTTCGCGGCCTCGGGGATGGAGGAGTTCTGCGGGCACATGGCGCAGCACCTGCGGCGGCACCTCCCTGGCGAGCCCCGCGGCCAGATGGACCCTCTGG AGGAATACACGTGCCTGTGGCAGGACTGTGGCTTCTGCTCCCCGGAGAGCTCGGCCGACCTGGTGCGCCACGTCTACTTCCACTGCTACCACACCAAGCTGAAGCAGTGGGGGCTGCGggccctgcagggccaggcgGACGTCAGCCACTGCCAGCTGGACCTGCAGAGCCGCAACATCATCCCCGAGATCCAGGAGAACTTCCTGTGCCTCTGGGAGTACTGCGAG AGGTCGTTTGACAACCCCGAGTGGTTCTACCGGCACGTGGAGGATCACAGCTTCTGCTCCGAGTACAAGGCGGCAGGGAAGGAGAACCACgtgctgctctgtggctggAAAG ACTGCAACTGCAGCTTCAAGGGCCGCTGCAAACTGCGGGAGCACCTGCGCAGCCACACGCAGGAGAAGGTGGTGGCCTGTCCCACCTGTGGGGGGATGTTTGCCAACAACACCAAGTTCTTCGACCACATCCGCCGCCAGACCGCCCTGGACC agcagaggttccagtgctcccactgctccaaGAGGTTTGCCACGGAGAGGCTGCTCCGTGACCACATGAGGAACCACG TGAACCACTACAAGTGCCCCCTGTGTGACATGACCTGCCCGCTGCCCTCCTCGCTGCGCAACCACATCCGCTTCCGGCACAGCGAGGAGCGCCCCTTCAAGTGTGACTACTGTGACTACAG CTGCAAGAACCTCATTGACCTGCGGAAGCACCTGGACACGCACAGCAAGGAGCCGGCGTATCGCTGCGAGTTCGAGGcctgcagcttctctgcacGGTCCCTCTGCTCCATCAAACTGCACTACAGGAAGGTCCACGAg GGTGACTCCGAGCCCCGGTACAAGTGCCACGTGTGTGACAAGTGCTTCACACGGGGGAACAACCTCACTGTCCACCTCAGGAAGAAGCACCAGTTCAAATGGCCCTCGGGACATCCTCGCTTCAG GTACAGGGAGCACGAGGATGGCTACATGAGGCTGCAGCTGGTGCGCTACGAGAGCGTGGAgctcacagagcagctgctcaagGACAGGGAGAAGCGTGGGGAGGCTCTGGATGGCTCCAGCGAGTGCGTGGTGCTGCCTGAGGGCGAGGGCAACCTGCAGGGCATCCTTCTGGAGCCTCCAGCAAACCCTGCCCCGGcagagaacagcacagcagagctgcccgtgcccccagccctgtgctctgctgccagccctgagccagcACGGCCGAGCcccttcccaggagctgcctcctcctcctcctcctcagagcaaggagccagcagcaccagcaacCCCATCATCCGTGTGGTGAACAGGACCAACGAGCAGGGCCAGAGTGAGACTGTCTATTACGTGATGGCCAGCACGGCCTcggagcagcagggcacagcagcccaggccgtggagcaggaggagaacgTCATGGACAGGCTGCAGAAAacagctgaggagctgggcaTCCAGATCCTGTGA